ACGCCCTGCGCGCGGCGGGCGAGGCGGCGCGCAGCGCCACCTGCTACGTGACCCTGGAGCCGTGCAGCCATTTCGGCCGCACGCCGCCCTGCGCCGACGCCCTGGTGGCGGCGGGGGTGGCGCGGGTGGTGGTGGCCATGCAGGACCCCAACCCGCAGGTGGCGGGGCAGGGCATCGCGCGCCTGCGGGCGGCGGGCATCGCCGTGGAGGTGGGCCTGCTGGCGGAGCAGGCGGCTGCCCTGAATCCCGGATTCATCAGCCGCATGCAGCGCGGACGGCCCTGGGTGCGGCTCAAGCTGGCCGCCAGCCTGGACGGCCGCACGGCGCTCGGCAACGGCGTCAGCCAGTGGATCACCGGCCCGGCCGCGCGCGCCGACGTGCAGCGTTTGCGCGCCCGCAGCGCCGCCGTCCTCACCGGCATCGGCACGGTGCTGGCCGATGATCCGCGGCTCGATCCGCGCCTGGACGGCGAGACGGTCCTGCGCCAGCCGCTGCGGGTGGTGCTGGACCGCGAGCTGCGCACGCCGCCTGCGGCGCGTCTTTTCATGGCGGCCGGGCCGGTGCTGATCCTGCACGGCCCCGGGGCGCCGGCCGCGCGGCAGGCGGCCCTGCGGGCAGCCGGGGCGCAGCTGCAGGCGGTAGCGCCGGCGGCGCGCGGATTGGCGCTCGACGCGGTCTGGCAGGCCCTGCAGGCGCGCGAGATCAACGAGGTGCTGGCGGAATGCGGGCCGACCCTGGCCGGCGCCCTGATCGAGGGCGGCTGGGTGGACGAGCTGGTGCTGTATCTGGCGCCCAAGCTACTGGGCCACGATGGCCTGCCGCTGGCGCATCTGGGACCCTATGCGGCACTGGATCAGGTATCCTTGTGGCAGTGCCTGCGGCACGAGCTGCTGGGCGAGGATCTCAAGCTGCTGCTGCGGCCTCGAAGCTGACGGCGGGAAAGTCATGGCGTGGCTGTATCTCTTTCTGGCGGGACTCTGCGAAATCGTGTGGGCGGTGGGCCTGAAGTACACCGAGGGCTTCACGCGCCTGGGGCCGAGCGCCGTCACCGTGGCGGCCATGGTCCTGAGCTTTTACCTGCTCGCCCTGGCCCTGAAGAGCCTGCCCATCGGCACCGCCTACGCCGTGTGGACCGGCATCGGCGTGGTGGGCACCAGCATCCTCGGCATCGTGCTCTTCGGCGAGGCCCGCGATGCCTCGCGCCTCTTTTTCATCGGCCTGATTGCCGTGGGCATTCTGGGCCTGCGTGCCCACGGCACGCACTGATCGGAGCGGTTGAGACTATGTTTACCGGCATCATCCAAGCAGTGGGCCGCATCCGGGCCAAGCAGCCCCAGGGCGGCGACATGCGCCTGCTGATCGACGCAGGCGCCCTGGACATGAGCGACGTCAAGCTGGGCGACAGCATCGCCGTCTCCGGCGTCTGCCTCACCGCCACCGAGCTGCTGCCCGACGCTTTCTGGGTGGACGTATCCCAGGAGACCCTGGCCAAGACCATCCTCGGCGACCTGCAGCTCGACACCCGGGTCAATCTGGAAAAGGCCCTGCGCCTGGCCGACCGCCTCGGCGGCCACCTGGTGGCCGGCCACGTGGATGGCGTCGGCGAGGTGGTGGACCTGTCGCCGGCCGGGCGCTCGGTGGTGTACCGCATCCATGCGCCCCGGGAGTTGCGCCGCTATATCGCCGCCAAGGGCAGCATCTGCGTGGACGGCATCAGCCTCACGGTGAACGCGGTGCAGGGCGGCTACTTCGATCTCAACCTGATCCCGCACACCCTGGCCCAGACCACGGCCGCATCCTGGCGCGCCGGCACCCGGGTGAACCTGGAGGTGGATCTCATCGCCCGCTATCTGGAACGGCTGGTCAGCCGCGAGGCCGACGGCCTCACCCCCGAATTCCTCGCCGAGCACGGCTTCGCCTGATGTCGCACATGCAAATCAGCCCCATCGAAGAAATCCTGGCGGAGATCCGCGCCGGGCGCATGGTCGTGCTCATGGACGACGAGGACCGCGAGAACGAGGGCGATCTCGTCATGGCCGCCGAGCACGTCACCCCCGAGGCCATCAACTTCATGGCCAAGCACGGCCGCGGCCTGATCTGCCTGACCCTGACCCCGGAGCGCTGCCAGCAGCTGGCCCTGCCGCTCATGGTCAGCAGCAATCGCACGCCCTTCGCCACCAACTTCACCGTCTCCATCGAGGCCGCCCGGGGCGTGACCACCGGCATCTCCGCCGCCGACCGCGCCACCACCATCCTGGCCGCCATCGCCGACGAGGCCGGGCCGGACGACATCATCATGCCCGGGCACATCTTTCCGCTCATGGCCCAGCCGGGCGGCGTGCTGACCCGCGCCGGCCACACGGAGGCCGCCGGCGACCTGGCGCGACTGGCGGGCTGCAAGCCCTTCGGCGTGATCTGCGAGATCCTGAACGAGGACGGCAGCATGGCGCGCCTGCCCGACCTCATACCCTACGCGCGGCAGCATGGCTTGAAGATCGGCACCATCGCCGATCTCATCGCCTACCGTCGCAGCCGCGAGCCCCTGGTCGAGCGCGTCGCCAGCACGCCCTGGCCCACGCCCCACGGCACCTTCATCCTGCACGCCTACCACAGCCGGGTGGACCAGGAAACGCACCTGACCCTCGCCTGGGGCGAGCTGTCAGCGGCCGGCGAGGAGCCGGTGCTGGTGCGCGTGCAGGCCCAGTCCGCCCTCTGCGACCTTTTCGGCGGCGGCGACCACTGCGGACCGGGCGTGCAGGCGGCCCTGGCCGCCATTGCCCGCGCGCCGCGCGGCGCCCTGGTATACATTCGCAATCCGGAGAGCGGCCAGGCGCTGGCGAACCAGGTCCGCGACCTGGAGCTGCTGCGCCGCGGCCTGCTGCCGGAGCCGGGCGAGGGCGAGTCCTTGCGCAACTACGGCATCGGCGCGCAGATCCTGGCCGATCTCGGGGTGCGGCGCGCCGTCCTGCTGAGCAACAGTGAAAAAAAACTCCACGGCATCAAGGGCTTCGGCCTGGAGATCGTGGGACAACAGCCCTTCGGGGCCGCAAACGAGGAATAGCGACATGGCGGAAATCAAGAGCATAGAAGGGGATCTGCAGGTCGCCGGGGCGCGCTTCGCCCTGGCGGTGGGGCGCTTCAACAGCTTCATCACCGAGCACCTGCAGGCGGGGGCCATCGACGCGCTGCTGCGTCACGGCGCCCGCGCCGAGGATCTGGAGGTGGTCAAGGTGCCGGGCAGCTACGAGATCCCGCTGGTGGCCAAGAAGCTGGCCATGAGCGGGCGCTACGACGCCGTCATCTGTCTGGGCGCGGTCATCCGCGGCGGCACGCCCCACTTCGACTACGTCGCCGGCGAGGCGGCCAAGGGCGTGGCCCAGGCCAGCATGGACTCGGGCATCCCCGTGGTCTTCGGCGTGCTCACCACGGACACCATCGAGCAGGCCATCGAGCGCGCCGGCACCAAGGCGGGCAACAAGGGCGTCGATGCCGCCATGACCGCCATCGAGATGGTGAACCTGCTCAAAAAGCTATGAGCAGTTTGAACAAAACGGGCATTCGGGCTGCCAAAGGGGACAGCGCAAGCGCAGTTTCCACGGCGCACAGAGGTTGGTATGAGCGGAAGTAGACGTTTGGCCCGCGAGGCAGCCATGCAGGCCCTTTATCAGTGGCAACTCAACCCCGGCGATCCCGCCCAGGTCGAGGCCCAGTTCCTGGCCGACGAGGAAGTGCAGGGCGCCGACCTGCAGTTCTTCCAGCAGCTATGGCGGGGCGTGACCTCCCATGCGGACGAGCTCGACGCCGCCATCCGCGGCAAGCTCAGCGACCGCAAGTGGGACGAGATCAGCGAGGTCGAGCGCGCCATCCTGCGCCTCGGCGCTTTCGAGCTCGCCCATCGCCTCGACGTGCCTTACCGCGTCGTCATCAACGAGGCCCTGGAACTCACCAAGCGCTTCGGCGCCGAACAGGGCCACCGCTTCGTCAACGGCATCCTCGACAGGCTCGCCCACGAATGGCGGGCGGCGGAGATGGCGCGGCGCTCCTGACGCATCCTGCCAGCCGGACTTCACTCCCGCCGCGGTCCAGCAGCTCAGACGGCTGACGCTGCCGGGACCACCCGCCACCGAAGCCTGGACGTCCCGGCACCGCCAGTGCTGGGACGTGACCAGTGAACTCCCCGCAGGCGTCAGCCGATGCCCAGCAAACGGTGCACCAGCCCGGTCACCAGCCCGAGCACGATGACCGCACCGAAAAAGGGCAGGGGCGCGCGCATGGCGTAGGTGCCGCCGAGGGCCAGGGTCGCGCCGAACATGGCGCCGGTGACGACGTTGGCCTGGGTCGCGGCGGTCGGCTCCAGACCGAGGGCCATGGCGATGCGCAGCGCGGCGAAGCTGAACAGGCCGATGAGGACGACGAAGATGACGCGGTTGCGCCGGGGGGAGTTGAGGTGCTGCACGGGAACTTCCTTGACCAAGTGGACAACGGAGGAACGGCGCCCGATAAGCTATCATGCTCCGGTGGAAAAAGCATCCCCGAGCCGCATCTCTGCCAAGCTCGGGGCTGGCATTCTTCACAAGGGAGGATTCCGCGTGACAAAGAACAAGAAGCTGATGCTGGGTGTGATCGTCCTGCTCGCTGCCGGCTGGATTTACGCGGCCCCGTATCTGGCCGTCCGCAGCATGAAAAGCGCGGCGGAAAGCGGAGATGCGGTGGCGCTGGCCGACCACGTCGACTTTCCGGCACTCAAGGCGAGCTTGAAGGCCAGCCTTGCTGCTGAGATGACACGACAGATGGCGAGAGAGGATGACGCATTCGCGGCGCTTGGCGTGGCCATGGCCGGCGTCATCATCAATCCCATGATCGATGCGCTCGTGTCCCCCGAGGGGCTGGCGGCCATGATGAAAGGGCGCCAGCCGGACCCCGGCAGGCAGGCGGGCGCAGGCGCCCAACGAGGCGGGCTTGGCGCGAGCGAGGCCGATCCTGTGCTTGAAATGGGCTATGAAACGTTCAACCGGTTCGCGGTGAGGGTATCCGACAAGGTGGATCCGAAGCGGGAGTTGACCATGGTGTTCCTCCGCGACGGCTTGTCCTGGAAATTGTCCGCAATCAGGCTGCCTGGCTCCTAACCGGCCCGCTCCCAGCGAGAGGGTACTCGGGGAACGCGGGCGTCGTGCCACCGCTGCCCCGGCAGCGAACTGGCCGCGCTGCTCATGGACTGTAGGAGCGGGCTGGCCCGCGATAACGGTGCCGCTCGACCAACCCGATCGCGGGCCAGCCCGCTCCTACCAGCACGGGCAGCGTCACGGCCGCGCGAACCGACGGGGATCGCCCACGCTAGCCCTTCACCCGGCATGCGCCCGGCGGGGGCGGGCATGCCGGGCGGGGGCGGTGCCATGCCAAGCCTGGCGGGCTGGCATGTTGGTGTGCAGGAGCGGGCTGGCCCGCGATCCGCCGTGCCGGTGGGCAAGCAAGCATGGGCCAGCCCGCTCCTGCGGCCGGCGGCAGCGGCGCGGTTGGGCCGGATATCGCGCTGCCCGCTCCGCATGCGGCACATCGAACGAGAGGCATCCGTATGCAAACGCTCATCTGCGAAGCGATCCGCGATCGCGTGCTGCTCGAACTCCGCTATCAAGGCTTTGCCCGGATCGTGGAGCCCTACGCCTACGGCCGGGACCGGGATGGAGACGAGTTGCTGCGCTGCTACCAGGTCGCCGGCGGCAGCCGCGGCGGCGAGGAGGCCGGCTGGAAGCTGCTCAGGGTGGCCGAAATCGGCGCGCTGGCGCGGACCGCGAAGCCTTTCGCCGGGCGCTGTTCCGGCAACCGGCATGGCGATCCGGCCATGGCCGAGATCTTCTGCGAGCTGCAATGACGGCGGTCCGGCCTGTTCGGTTCTGGCCTTGGCGGCATCTCGGCGCGGCGCTGAGCGTCTCTCTGCTGGCCGGCTGTGCGCACCAGCCGCCCGAGCTGCCCCGCCCGCAGGCAGCTGCCGATGCCGTACGCTCCTACGTCTACGAATGCGAGGGCGGCTATCGCTTCCTGGTGCATTTCGCGAGCACCCAAGTCAGGCTCTTCCTGCCCGAAGGCAGCTTGACCTTGCCGCAGGTGATCGCCGCTTCCGGCATCCGCTACAGCGACGGGACGGTGACCTTCTGGGGCAAGGGCAGCAGCGCGCTGCTGGACCTGGGGACGCGCCGCTACAGCCAATGCGGCGGCCGCCCGGTGGGTGACGCCTGGGAGGATGCCCGGCTGCGCGGCGTGGTTTTTCGGGCGCTGGGCAACGAGCCGGGCTGGTATCTGGAAATCGGCCGGGACGGCGGGCTGCTCTTCGTGACGGATTACGGCCGGACCCGCCATGCCTTTGCGGCGGCGCGGCTGGAGCGGGAGCCCGGGGCGGTGCTGTACCGGGCCCGGGCCGGCGGTCAGGCGCTCACGGCGCGGCTGGTGGACCGGCCCTGCCGCGATGACATGAGCGGCGCGGTCTTCGCGACTACGGTGGCGGTCACGCTGGACGGCAAGCGCTACCGGGGCTGCGGCCGGGCGCTGCGATGATCCCGGCACGGCCGGCATGCTGCGCCTGTCGAATCCGTCTCTCAGGGACTATACTTGACTTGACTTGACGCGCCGCACCCGCGTGCTGCAAGTCCACGCGGACCGGCACTCCACCGTTGTCGGACTGGAGGAGGGCGAAGCATGGCAAGCAACGTACGCTGGCTTGGGCTGGCCACTTCACTGCTGGCGGCGGGCGCCGCCGCCCAGGAGCCGGACCCACGCTTTTCCATTGAACTCGAAGGCGGCGGCGTCTGGCAATCGCGCAACAAGGTGCAGATTCCCAACGATGCCACGGGCACCCGTTTCGACTTGGCCGAGCT
This DNA window, taken from Thermithiobacillus tepidarius DSM 3134, encodes the following:
- a CDS encoding MliC family protein, whose translation is MTAVRPVRFWPWRHLGAALSVSLLAGCAHQPPELPRPQAAADAVRSYVYECEGGYRFLVHFASTQVRLFLPEGSLTLPQVIAASGIRYSDGTVTFWGKGSSALLDLGTRRYSQCGGRPVGDAWEDARLRGVVFRALGNEPGWYLEIGRDGGLLFVTDYGRTRHAFAAARLEREPGAVLYRARAGGQALTARLVDRPCRDDMSGAVFATTVAVTLDGKRYRGCGRALR
- a CDS encoding DUF2939 domain-containing protein, which translates into the protein MTKNKKLMLGVIVLLAAGWIYAAPYLAVRSMKSAAESGDAVALADHVDFPALKASLKASLAAEMTRQMAREDDAFAALGVAMAGVIINPMIDALVSPEGLAAMMKGRQPDPGRQAGAGAQRGGLGASEADPVLEMGYETFNRFAVRVSDKVDPKRELTMVFLRDGLSWKLSAIRLPGS
- a CDS encoding riboflavin synthase, whose translation is MFTGIIQAVGRIRAKQPQGGDMRLLIDAGALDMSDVKLGDSIAVSGVCLTATELLPDAFWVDVSQETLAKTILGDLQLDTRVNLEKALRLADRLGGHLVAGHVDGVGEVVDLSPAGRSVVYRIHAPRELRRYIAAKGSICVDGISLTVNAVQGGYFDLNLIPHTLAQTTAASWRAGTRVNLEVDLIARYLERLVSREADGLTPEFLAEHGFA
- the nusB gene encoding transcription antitermination factor NusB, whose translation is MSGSRRLAREAAMQALYQWQLNPGDPAQVEAQFLADEEVQGADLQFFQQLWRGVTSHADELDAAIRGKLSDRKWDEISEVERAILRLGAFELAHRLDVPYRVVINEALELTKRFGAEQGHRFVNGILDRLAHEWRAAEMARRS
- the ribH gene encoding 6,7-dimethyl-8-ribityllumazine synthase — its product is MAEIKSIEGDLQVAGARFALAVGRFNSFITEHLQAGAIDALLRHGARAEDLEVVKVPGSYEIPLVAKKLAMSGRYDAVICLGAVIRGGTPHFDYVAGEAAKGVAQASMDSGIPVVFGVLTTDTIEQAIERAGTKAGNKGVDAAMTAIEMVNLLKKL
- the ribD gene encoding bifunctional diaminohydroxyphosphoribosylaminopyrimidine deaminase/5-amino-6-(5-phosphoribosylamino)uracil reductase RibD, with protein sequence MSADAEYMARALALAERGLYGTDPNPRVGAVLVRDGRIVGEGYHAQAGTPHAEVHALRAAGEAARSATCYVTLEPCSHFGRTPPCADALVAAGVARVVVAMQDPNPQVAGQGIARLRAAGIAVEVGLLAEQAAALNPGFISRMQRGRPWVRLKLAASLDGRTALGNGVSQWITGPAARADVQRLRARSAAVLTGIGTVLADDPRLDPRLDGETVLRQPLRVVLDRELRTPPAARLFMAAGPVLILHGPGAPAARQAALRAAGAQLQAVAPAARGLALDAVWQALQAREINEVLAECGPTLAGALIEGGWVDELVLYLAPKLLGHDGLPLAHLGPYAALDQVSLWQCLRHELLGEDLKLLLRPRS
- the ribB gene encoding 3,4-dihydroxy-2-butanone-4-phosphate synthase codes for the protein MQISPIEEILAEIRAGRMVVLMDDEDRENEGDLVMAAEHVTPEAINFMAKHGRGLICLTLTPERCQQLALPLMVSSNRTPFATNFTVSIEAARGVTTGISAADRATTILAAIADEAGPDDIIMPGHIFPLMAQPGGVLTRAGHTEAAGDLARLAGCKPFGVICEILNEDGSMARLPDLIPYARQHGLKIGTIADLIAYRRSREPLVERVASTPWPTPHGTFILHAYHSRVDQETHLTLAWGELSAAGEEPVLVRVQAQSALCDLFGGGDHCGPGVQAALAAIARAPRGALVYIRNPESGQALANQVRDLELLRRGLLPEPGEGESLRNYGIGAQILADLGVRRAVLLSNSEKKLHGIKGFGLEIVGQQPFGAANEE
- the sugE gene encoding quaternary ammonium compound efflux SMR transporter SugE, translating into MAWLYLFLAGLCEIVWAVGLKYTEGFTRLGPSAVTVAAMVLSFYLLALALKSLPIGTAYAVWTGIGVVGTSILGIVLFGEARDASRLFFIGLIAVGILGLRAHGTH